In the genome of Candidatus Bathyarchaeota archaeon, the window CTTTATCGGGGCAATAATAGAAACAGATCCTAATCTTATTGGAGTAAGTTATCGTCTTATGCCTGAATCAGGTGAATACCATCTTAAACAATTTAAAATAGCTCTTGAAGAAGCAGGTCTTCTGAAAGCTGGTAAGAAATATATCTTCGCTGGAACCCCTCAAGTTGCTGATGTTGCTAAACAGATTGAGATTTTCGATGAAATCTTTGTTAGTACGGATATGGAGGATGCTGTTACCTACCTTCGCGGTCAAATTAGTTCAGAAAAAACAATTACATATCCCGATAACCTAATCGATCGCATTAATTGGAAAAAACCTTTTCCAGTTTTAAGGCATCATTTAGGATTATCGACTCTACAAGAGACTCTGGAAGCGATTGAAAAAGTCTCAGAGTCAAAAGTTTTGGATATTATTTCCATAGCTATTGATCAAGACGCACAAGAGAATTTTTTCCATCCAGAAAAGCAACATCCAGGTCGTAAAGGAGCAGGAGGCGTTCCAGCTAGAAATCCAGGGGATTTTAAGCAACTCTTTAAAGCCTCAAGATGTGGCAACTTTCCTTTGATGAGATGTTATCAGGGAACTGATGATTTAATAAAAATGGCAGAGATGCTTGTTAAGACCATTAATAATTGTTTTGCTGCGATACCGATTTTCTGGTTCAGTAAACTCGATGGGCGGGGACCCCTAGAACTAGAAGAGGCAATCAAAGAGCATCAAGAACTCATGAAATGGCATGGTGAAAGAGGGATTCCTGTTGAAGTAAATGAACCACACCATTTTGAATTACGGGAATCATCAGATGTAATTGCGGTAGCTGATACATATTTATCGGCTTATAATGCTAAGCAAATGGGTGTAAAGCACTTCATATCTACATGCATGTTTGATCTCCCAATGGGCGAAAGCTTTCAGATGGATTTAGCAAAACAGGCTGCAAAACAGGAGATTATCAAAGGGCTCGAAGATGAAAAATTCACAATTTATACTCAAACTAGAACTGGGCTTCTAAGATATCCATCAGATTTAGATGCAGCAAAAGGCAGATTGGCCGCATCTATAATGATGCAGATGGCGCTTAATCCAGAGATCATACACTTAGTTAGTTATATTGAAGCAGATCATGCAGCTACGGCTGATGATATTATAGAAAGCTGTAAGATTGCACGACATGTTATTCAAAGCTGTATTGAAGGAATGCCTAACATGTTAGCCGATCCTGTTATTCAAAGAAGGAAGAATGAACTTATTGAAGAAGCAAAGATACTTTTAGATGGGATACGACAAATTGCTCCAAAAGAATCTAAAGATCCTTTATCCGATCCAAAAACACTAGGAAAGGCCTTTAGAATAGGACTACTCGATGCACCACATCTCAAGGGAAGTAGTATTGCAAAAGGAGAGATAATTACAAAGATGATCAACGGATCTTGTTATGCAGTTGACTCAGCAGGAAAGCCATTAGCTGAAAGGGATAGGATAAAACAAATTCTAAAAAATATTCTCAAAAAGGATTTTAAATAGGATTTCCATTCAACTATTCTAAACTTGAAATTAAGAATGAATATTGGTTGTCAATTTAATGTTCATTAAACAAAGTTGTGAATATATAGGATAGAATTTTTAGATGAGAGTCCAGAGAATAATCCCAAATAATTCTAATTCTGCTTACAACAATCAAATACTTTCAGAACTCAAGAGCATTGTATCTGCACGATTGCCTATACTTGAAGGCGAATTCAAAATTCATCTTTTCAAAGACGATAGTGATGAAGGGCATTTGGCATTAGTGATGGGTAATGTAGAAGATAAGGAGAATGTATTGGTCAGAGTGCATTCTGAATGCTTAACTGGTGATATCTTTGGTTCTATTCGATGTGATTGTGGAGAACAGTTACGTCAGTCTATTCAGATTATTGTAGAAGAAGGATTAGGGATTCTTTTATACCTTAGGCAGGAAGGTAGAGGCATAGGGCTTCATTCTAAACTTCGAGCCTATAATCTCCAGGATGAAGGATATGATACTGTTGATGCTAATATTGCTTTAGGGCACGATCCAGACGAAAGGGATTATAAGATAGCAGCTCTAATTTTGAAGGAATTAAAAGTAGGTTCTATACGATTACTTTCTAATAATCCGTTAAAATTCGAACCTTTGATTGACTCGGGAATAAAAATTTCTGAAAGATTCCCACTGAAACCGAGAATTACTTCTGAAAATGTTTCATATTTAAAAACAAAAATATCTCGGATGAACCATATCCTTGATATAGATACATTATCACCAACAACACCTGAACGTGAGTCTATTATTAGAGATATTTCTCGCAGGATCAAGAATTTCCAAAATATGAGCCGACCTTTTATCACAGTTAGTTATGCTCAAAGTCTTAATGGTTTCATCGCAAAAACTAAAAAGGAACCAATGAAACTTAGTGGGAAAGAGTCATTGATTTTAACACATCAAATCAGAAGCATTCATGATTCAATTCTTGTAGGAATAGGAACAATTCTAGCGGATGATCCTCAATTAAATACTCGTTTAGTTAA includes:
- a CDS encoding methionine synthase is translated as MTKKEKRKVLVAGALGEDVHVAGIINFLRLAENEGYKTIFLGPAVPTETFIGAIIETDPNLIGVSYRLMPESGEYHLKQFKIALEEAGLLKAGKKYIFAGTPQVADVAKQIEIFDEIFVSTDMEDAVTYLRGQISSEKTITYPDNLIDRINWKKPFPVLRHHLGLSTLQETLEAIEKVSESKVLDIISIAIDQDAQENFFHPEKQHPGRKGAGGVPARNPGDFKQLFKASRCGNFPLMRCYQGTDDLIKMAEMLVKTINNCFAAIPIFWFSKLDGRGPLELEEAIKEHQELMKWHGERGIPVEVNEPHHFELRESSDVIAVADTYLSAYNAKQMGVKHFISTCMFDLPMGESFQMDLAKQAAKQEIIKGLEDEKFTIYTQTRTGLLRYPSDLDAAKGRLAASIMMQMALNPEIIHLVSYIEADHAATADDIIESCKIARHVIQSCIEGMPNMLADPVIQRRKNELIEEAKILLDGIRQIAPKESKDPLSDPKTLGKAFRIGLLDAPHLKGSSIAKGEIITKMINGSCYAVDSAGKPLAERDRIKQILKNILKKDFK
- the ribA gene encoding GTP cyclohydrolase II encodes the protein MRVQRIIPNNSNSAYNNQILSELKSIVSARLPILEGEFKIHLFKDDSDEGHLALVMGNVEDKENVLVRVHSECLTGDIFGSIRCDCGEQLRQSIQIIVEEGLGILLYLRQEGRGIGLHSKLRAYNLQDEGYDTVDANIALGHDPDERDYKIAALILKELKVGSIRLLSNNPLKFEPLIDSGIKISERFPLKPRITSENVSYLKTKISRMNHILDIDTLSPTTPERESIIRDISRRIKNFQNMSRPFITVSYAQSLNGFIAKTKKEPMKLSGKESLILTHQIRSIHDSILVGIGTILADDPQLNTRLVKGRHPRPIILDTHLKFPVKSKLFKNSSSLPWIVIGEEVDKAKFSTLEDRGAKILQTPLKDGKIDLSALLQYLARLGIGSIMVEGGADVISSFVKEKLVDLIITTLTPYFISNGLPVLSQDLSNNKNNKISLKNFKYVQIGQDLIAYGTPSWNATK